The Rhododendron vialii isolate Sample 1 chromosome 1a, ASM3025357v1 region GGAGCTCGGAGGTGTCGGCAATCGCCGGTCAAAGGCGGCGCACGGCGGCGGAGAGACTGTTTTGCAAAGCCCGAGGGTGAGGTTGCTCGGATTGAAGATTGGAGCACAGGGTCAGAATTGTCTCGTTGAGACGATCTCGGGGGTACTCGGATTGTCGCTGGAGGAGACCGCACGCGCCGGTCAACGGTTTTGATCACAACGAACTCGACGATAGTCTCCGACGAACTCAAACTGAacccattttgtttgttgaaATATAAAAGTTGAGTTTGGAAACCTGAGATTTTGAAGTATCATGGCTGTCTCCGGCATTAATTTCGTCTCCGACTTTGATCGACAATTTTATCTCCGGTTTGATCTACTGTCGTCGGAGCTGTAGATCTTGCCAGCCATGGTGGTGGTCGtgaatgtggagagagagagagagagagagagagagatggctacCATGGGGGCCGGTGCTGGTGGTGGCTGGAATGTGAATGGGGACAGCGTTGGTGGTGGCTGGATAAGAATGGGATTTGGGGCTCCCATTTGCGCACAGAGAGTTGGGGAATGATTTGGTGTGTTGTGGGTATATATATGGGGGCAAAatagtctttttatttattctGCCCAACGGAGTTAGGTCCTCCAAATGAAAACTTTAATGAGGGCGTCTCGTCGTAACGAAAATTCGTAGAGGGGGTGATCGTGAAAAACGGATAAACGTAGAGGGGTGTCTAGGTAAATAACCataaaactaaggacttaaacaccaagaatatgcattattggatGCTTATTAGAGGGGTGGAAACAAGgagggaggagggaggagggaaGGGGAAGAGGGAGGGGGGAGCGACAGCCCACGGAGGAGAGGAGCGTCGGCAAGAGAAGGGgagaataaaaaagaagagagagaaagaggggccCGAGGAGAGGAGGTAGCGCCATAACTTGTGCATATTCCATATATGTAGTACCTCTCATGATCTTAATTTGTGCCCTAGGGACATTGGTtagcatttgttttttttaatctattgGCGTAAGTATCGtgttttttatataatagaaTTATTTCAAAAACCGAGAGTTGGTGAGACTCCCGGAACCATTTTCAAAATGCTTGAGTTATTCTGAAGATAATTCAAGGGGTTAGGGTGACCTGACACGTACACCTAAACTCTTTGCTTGGTGGCAACTTTGagttattttttctaaaaacagTCCATATATAGTCACAGCTGAAAACCGGCCCATTCTCTTTTTTGACGAATTCGTTCTTTTAAATGAACCTACTTCTCACTTTAATAAACTTGGATCACTCAACCATCCCCTCGTTCTCCCCCGGAGGCAGAACCTCGGTTGAAATCTTGATTGAACGCGatagaaattaatttttatccaaaaattacacGCCTTTACCTAGTAAACTAATTTTTCGGGAGAGAAggagcaattaatttttaatataaaagttatAACCATGAGCAAGTCAATAAGAACAACATTGTCAATTGGTCTAAGTCACGAGCATCATCCTATATATAGTTCTAAACAAATGATATTTCTTCAAATCAACATAATtcactcaaaaataaaaataaaaatgaagaaaaaaaaacttttatgatCAAATTGTTAGTGAAATTGTAACCCTTCACTGTGATAACTCTTTCGAGTGAACTATATGTCTTCAGACAGATATGGAGAGGAAGAGAGGAAATTCACCATGTgatgtgtatataaattttacaAGACACGTGAATGTCTtagatagaaacaaaaaaatgacatgTTTTGCAAAAATAGGTTCTTGGAATTTGACTTGAAATAAAATCATGCATATCTTTCTGTACCAAAAAGAGTTGTCAAATGTCAATTGTGTGCTTATCATATTGAGAAGACAGAATCCTTCAGTTCGTAGTAAACAAAGGATAGGACTGAGGTCCCCAAATATATGGATGCCAAATTAGAAATGAGAATATGAATGTCAAGGACACTGAGAATTCATTTCCCTTAAGAAACAAAATCAGGCACAAAACTACTCAGAAATGATTTATGGTCTTTAAACAAATATCCTATACCTACTTTACGCATTTTGATCATATAGAATGATTTGAACTTCTGCGGTTCTTTCATTCCATACCAAAAACACGCGCGATTGTagctcaaaatttgaaacatgcCACAGCCACAAAGTATTCCGTGTAAATTGTGTTTTAGGTATCATATTTATAAATTTCTCTGTTTCACTAATTTTCACCTGCTTCCCACTTCTCCACTTGCTTTGTTAGGTTTGCTTTTCGCTTGATCAAAGCTCGTAGAGTAGCAGAATCAAAGGGTTTAGGCATGATGCACGGGCTCGAATCTGAGGGACCCTTTACCATGGAGTCGAACATGTACGTCTTCTCCAATCCTCTTCCACCGCATACCATTGATTCTAAACACATTTCCGCTGCTCCCTCGGGTACAGTTGGTTGATATTTCAAAAGCTTTCCATATCTATATAACAGATGAAACATGTAGTCATATACATACTTCATTTTTAGCTCCTCTTGAATGAATTTGCTCCCTGCCTTTCCAATTTCTTGTGCCTATAAATTCCCAATGACTTTTGTAAGAAAGAGATCACAACAcgattacacacacacaccccgaTTAAAACCTATCACATCCGTTTAGTTTTGAGATGCAAGAATCCGTAATCTAGGTAGTTCTAAATCAAGTAGGAAAAGTTTAACGAATATGAATACTTGATAAGGGCGAAAATGAGATTTCACCTCTATTACTCCCTGTTGTAACTAATTTAATACTTTAcatttatattatttaattGGTCATTGAGATGATATTTGTCACTTGTGGTTTTAGGTGGGCTCCTAAAGGGAGTATTCCCCAAGTTTTGATAACATGTGGTAATTAGTGGTAAACCCACTTATTGACTTAAGTCTCCTATTTTTACTCCAAAACTAAACACAGCTATCACTTACAAAAAATAGGATGGTTTGTTTCAATTACGGCTATGTAACTTTTCTGCTTTTACCAAGGGAAAGGTGTGCTACCTAATTACAACATAACCCTTAATATTCCACTCACTGATTTTCCTTTGATTCTTTGAATACACCTAACCATATATCATCTTCCTCTTCAATCAAGATACATCTACCTATAAAGCTATTGACGTTTTTCCTTTGTATAATTGAGGATTGGTTTTCATTGATTATTTTGAGTGTCGGGAAACTATTGGTTCTTGAGTATGATTCACTGCTCTAAAGAGAACTCGAAGGTCGATGTTTCTAGGGGAAGTAGTACCATTCAACCCAGTGCAGGATGGGTTCctttctctatttttatttatattgcTGAATTTGATTGATAAATATTATTTAGAATTGTTATTCTATCAGAAATtcctatttcatatattttcTCCAACAATCTAAGGAACAATAGTTACTAGGATTTTCTGTAGAATAAGTTCTAACTTGGGTGGATGTTGTGATCCCTTATTGTTTTTTGCAAtaaaataaagattaaaaaaatggacCATACACACTGTCTAAAGGTGCATTAACTGTAGAGAAGGAATTAATCAGATTGCTCTACATCTTTGCAATTGATGGGAGGCCATGAGATGTTACGATTGCTGCACCTCAACCAGTGTAGTTATGCATAATGAGTAATAAGGATGTTTGGGTTACTCCGTGCTTGGCACCAGACTTGGCTTTGCAGGTTGCCAAGTCATTTAGACATTGTTTTTGTCTTGTGGAATTGCTGTGTGACTTCTAGTTGAATAAATTTCATATGATTGCGTTCTTAAAGAGTAATTTTGATATCTTCTATTTGTTCATAGAGTATCGAGTTATTGCAATAACGTGACGGAAGTCGATGCTTTGTGTTTCTGTGATTATTAAGAAATATAATATTGGATTGGTTTTTCGAATGAAGATGGTGGTAATCGGAGTAGAAAAAGATATTAAACTAATAACTGGTATAATTAAATCTTCATACCTAGTACTGCAAGCATATTTATTAAACCCTAGTGTGGTGATGTTGTACCAAGATTGTAAAATTATTCATAAATGACAGTCttagtaaagaaaaataaaaaaataccgtACTTGCCTAGTCTAGAGTCGGCATTGCATGTTTCTTAATATTAATTTATTTGTACTTATTAATTGGAGAGTAAATCGTCTTACATATGTATTTATTTGTACCAACCCGCGAGTGGCACTTCTACATATGGATTTAACTGTAGTCATTTTTGTGAACTATTATTAATTTCTACCTTACTCAGTATCACTGTCAGAAATGAAAGCTAGCAAGAGATTCTTTTGGACTTCCGATTTCTCAAATGTAGCAAAATTGAAATTGCAGTCTTTCTCTAATTTATGTTTGTGATGTCTGAACTTCTTATGACTTTGGCGGGACAATTTTCTTTCAACACTCGGGGTATCATTTTTGATATCAAGGATTAACAGACCTCAGATGTTATATTCACTATAAGTCAATAGACTCAATCATTTAGCTTAATCCTCTACCTGGAATGTGATTGAAATTAATGGGGAAAAAGTTCACGGTTGCAGCATTTTGTGTGCAGTTATCAGTGAGAAGTTTATCCTACGTTGCACCTCAAGgtaaaatgtgaaaaatgtgGGGGCATTTGTTGTTGTCATTAAATATGTTATTCAGCTTGTGTTCTATGATTTAATGCTACTGGGGGTAGTAAAGTTCAACTAAATCACATACTGGTGAAGTGTTCTCAGAGATACACTTAGTCctctggaaaaaagaaaaagaaaaagaaaaagaaaaagaaaaagaaaaagaaaaagaaagaaagatgagagagaCTAATTGGTAGCTACATTGTTATGCCAAAGTGACTCGATTGGTCAATCGGGatgtttaattaaaataaataaatttctttGAATTGGTTAGGCTGGTATGCATGTAGATGTTATTTCTTTATGCTGGAGAAAAGGAGTGTCGAGATTTTGAATTGATCAAAAGTATGTCGATTTGCAGATCGTATTACACTACACTATTTGGTGTTGCAAAATGTTGTTGgaaaaaattttcaagtacATGTTCGCTAGCTAGCTTGCAACGATGAAACAATCAAGTCTGCGACAATACTTAAAATATGTGGGGGCCTGATCAGCCCAAAGAGAATTCTCATACAAAAAGATTAGTGCATAGGCTAATTCTTAAATCATCGATCGATGAAGTCCTTGTGGAAAACAAATGAGAAATGTGTGTCTAAAAAAGACATAGCATATTCTCTATTTATAGAATTAGCGCGCAGGCTAGTTCTTTAATCATCGAGGGGAATAGGATTGAAGCCTATAAGTTAGTCACCTCGGCGGACACATAACCTTTTGTGATTGGAGATTCCATGAATCAAGTTCAATAGGTAACAATGAAGCTGAATGGTTACTAGGAAGAgcagaaaaaaatatttgaggGGAATTCCCTAGTCCTATTCCTATGGTGATAGTGCTCATGTTATGTGACGATAGGAAGATCTTAGCTCTAAATGTATCCAAGGTAGGATTTCTACAGGGTGTTGGTCACAAATCACCTTTGGAGAATACACCTATATGAGTGTGGTAGTGGGGTCGCTGCTGTGTGCGTGGTAGGCGTAAGTTTGATTTCAAGGACCTAGTTCAAGACTTTGTTCACTACGGTTCTTCAAGCTGAAACTTGCTAACACTAAGCGTAGGTTCAAGTCCGGAAGACACCTATGCCCATTGCATAGTAAAAACACtcttgtaaaattttaaattatgtgGGGATTGTTGTTACTAATTTAGTATTTTAcatttatattatttaattGGTCATTGAGATGATATTTGTCACCTACTTGTGGTTTTAGGTGGGCTGCTATAGGGAGTACTCCCCAAGTTTTGATAACATGTGGTAATTAGTGGTAAACCCACTTATTGACTTAGTCTCCTATTTTTAGTCCAAAACTAAACACAGCTATAGCCTATTAGTACTCCTATAttacttgaaaaataataggaTGGTTTGTTTCAATTACGGCTATATAACTTTTCGGCTTTTACCAAAGGAAAGGTGTGCTACGtaattacaacataactcttaATATTCCACTCACTGTTTTTCCTTTGATTCTTTGAATACACCTAACCATATATCATCTTCCTCTTCGATCAGGATACATCTACCTATAAAGCTATTGACGTTTTCCTTTGTATAATTGAGGATTGGTTTTCATTGATTATTTCGAGTGTCGAGAAACTATTGGTTTGTGAGTTTGATTCACTGCACTCAAGAGAACTCGAAGGTCGATGTATCTTGGGGAAGGAGTACCATTCAACCCAGTGCAGGATGGGGTATATCATTCTTTAGGAGATCGCTATCACGTGCCTCAACCACTCTACAGGCTATTCTATtcctttctctatttatttatATTGCTGAATTTGATTGATGAATATTATTTAGAATTGTTATTCTATTAGAAATtcctatttcatatattttcTCCAACAAAAATGGGACAgaccctcttctctctttctcatacTCATACATTACGCATGTACGAATGAGGGGATTGGAACTGGAACTGGAACTGGATCTGGATTGAGGATTCTCTGCACACCCAGAAAAGAGAAACTGAAAAACAGAAAGATGATGAGCTTTCCATTCTGCTGAAGAAACTTGAGGATAAGGAGAGAGACTTGTCGTCTCAAATTGAGGATCTGATGACAAAGATTAATGATCTGAATCAGGAGGTGGAATCGTTACAGAAACAAAAAAGTGGAATGGAATAGCAACTGGTACATGAAAGGAATGAAGCATCAGGTCAAGTGAAGGACCAGGACCTAAAGAAAAAGGTCAACGAAAAGCAACAAGATACCTTTCTAGAATAGAAATTCTGGAAGAGGAGTCAAGAAACGAAAGTGCCAATCAACAGAGGATGCTTGAGGAGAAAGACGAAGAGCAGTGGAGTACTCTGTTCGTAACCTATGTGGGACTGTATATCCTTGACAAATTGGAGGGAACCCATCTGGTGCCTTATGGGTTGTGAGGGTTGGAATTCCTAATCTACCCTTTTCAAACGTGTGGCAGTATGTCATTTGGTGTCTTTTTCGTCCAAAAACGTGGATGGAGTTAGGGTGAGGACCAAATAGGTGGGTTTTTGATAGTTGGAGGATGAAATAGGAGGTTTTGGTAGTTTGAGGATGAAGTAGAAAATATGGTGATAGTTTGAGggatgttttcataaaaaacttCTATATGAAGAGAAACTTTTTAAccagtaaaaaaattgaacttagagcatccgcaccaGTCTAGCTACTCCACCTTGAAAATTATACTAACGAGCAAAACCCCCAAAAGGGGCCGGGGATGCATCAGACTCAGCTCTAAGCTTGTTATTATGAAAAATGTGTAACTTTGCTACAGTGACCCGCTACAGGAACCGAGCCACTGTTCACTCGTTTTGTAATAAAACTGTAATATTTTATTGGTCTAGAGATCCATACCGATAGCCAGTGAAAACCGCTCGGTTCGGAGTGGCCAAATCGCTAAGAGAGATGAACATAGATCGGACGACGCTGTCGCCACAACTGTCAGTTAGGGTTTCTCGGCCAGAGATGAACATAGATCGGACGCCGCCGTCGTCGGACGAGCCAAAAACACGAGAAAGAGATGAGGAACTTTGAGGTTCTAGTGGACGGGTAAAAAATGAAGACCAACGCTGTGGGTTCTCCGCCATCAACGCTGTGGGTTTGTTGTGtatgcgagagagagagactgggGAAAGTAGGAGAGAGAAGAATATTCTCAATTATGCCGGTGGATATTTTGTGTAATTGCAGGAATATTTAATTGGGAAGAGAGCGAGAGTAAAGAGCCTGATGCAGTGGACATTGTAAAAATGGCTAGTTAAAGtaacaaagtgactttttaAGGGATAATTTGATCTAAAATTTGAAGAGTCTAGTGTGGATGCCCTTAGTGAGGTATTTATTTTGGGCATCATAGTCTCTGCTACTCATTATTTCTACCTACCACATAAAGAAACTCAGCAGAAGGCTCAGAAGCAACAActcttttctccaaaaaaaaattttaagtctCCCTCCCACACTTGGAGCTTCTAATAGGGGATTGGTTTACAAAACTTTTAATCAATCCACAGGATAATGTGGAGTCCGAGGGCTTccctatttatttttgatcggcAGGGTTTCCctattttttaatgaaatatTAACTTATGGGGCCGACGATACTTACCTTGTGTGCGAGTGTGCATATCTATGTTTAGTGTCTCTTTTGTTTTGTATCTTTTACAGAATGTAAACTGAGCAATGCAAAGTGAAGAAAATCTGTTGAATCAATGTTGCTAGATTTTTTACCTTATAGTGTCACCTTCTTATTGATTGAAGGAAGCTGCATAATAACATTACCCTTCTATAACTAGAATGAGCACAAAGCTAGTTATAGTGAAATTTGATTACCTCTTGTGTGTGGTTGTTTCCCCAATTAACTGCAAACGTGATGGATCTGCACTTGTCGTTCTCCCTAACCGGCCAGTAGTGGATCGTGGGGATTAAACTTCTTGTAAAGAAATCATAGTAATGGGGTGTTATGAGGAGACTCATAGAATCACAGGCTACAATATATTTTTCACTGACAGACCATGCATTTCCCTCAGCATAAATCTTATATCTGCGTGGAATCATAATAAAAGAGAGGGAATTGAACTATTAAAACAAGTAAtgataaaaaagtaaaataaaagtgGGAAAAAACTAGGGGTCGAAATAAAGAAAAGCTTCATTACCTACCTGTGAGTGCATTGGCTTGCTAAATTAGTGTGCTTGAACCTCATTTGCTCCTCATGTTGCCAATCCTGCGAAATGATAATCTACCATCAGCAAACTTAGAAGGACCACATATAGAAagagaacaaacaaattaactaCACAACACAGGTCCGAATCTTTAGGACGAGTTCACGTATTGTTGAAAATGATATTAGAGAATATCCAGATCATATCCCTCACAGCTAGTTTTACTGGGACAAATCCCACGGTTATTACTATGGGAAATGTGCCCTCTTGCCATGATTTTTGTGCTACTCTTGAATTTTGTATGTGTAGTTAGTGTTAGGCTGCGAAAACCGATCAGATTTTGGGACCCTTGTCCGGACCACCGCGAATATGGTTGAAGAACTGGAGCTTCTGGAAATTTGATCTGGTCGACGGTGAAGCTGGTCTGAACTATCAGGCACGTGAAATTATGCGAGATGCacattttttagggttttctgaTGTGTTAGTTTGCTTGGACTGTAAAAGCAATGCTAGGGGCCTCCTATTGTAATGTTGTTCATCTTTTCATCATAGTGATACCCCCCAGCACCCCGTGGAGTACGATTACACAAATTgcttaagtcggaaccacgtatatAGTGTGTCTTACTTTCGATTGCTTGTTTCTTTTGCTTGTGTGTTTGTTCTCTTGCCCTAATAGTTAGGACCGCAAAGTATTATTGTAATGAGAATGGGAGGAAGTTTTTACCACATGATAAATCAGAGCACCCAAATCCTGTTTCTCACTGACATTGCATTTGACAAGATCTTGTCTGACATGACCAGTCCATATGTTTCCTTTCCAGTAAGCATAGGGCACCCTATCCATCCACTTGACTTTATGATTGCCTTCTTCTAGCTCCTCCTTAAGGGTTTCCCATGGCTGGATCTGGAGCTCTGGCCTGTCCAAACCAATATGGCAAATTGTTACTAGAACAGTCTAGCATTAAACATATATCTAGGgagaaaagaaattgagaatgtaGGTTCTGAAAACACACGTCCTTGTCCCATGCCCTTACATCCAcagttctttttcctttcttttagtAGCTAGtttaaaaatcaactcaaatatCATAGATggtttttttagatttttgccTTTACTGGacttttttttaccattttgtcAGATCTTTTAGTTTTATCATTTTCAAGAAGTTGACATG contains the following coding sequences:
- the LOC131318749 gene encoding uncharacterized protein LOC131318749 isoform X1, with the translated sequence MGDNCGSNLIEQLKNLIKNGVSARVIIVFILLLTGAFISFYWSDVSITGASFLNTFMPSTRSSTSPVKINCNFTTCPAHDQVTNRTFGSSSEKCPEYFKWIHEDLSPWKDTGITLEMVESADKLAYIRIVVVKGRVYLKKFKWVFQTRDVFNIWGILQLLRLYPGELPDLDIMFECGDMPVIKKSDYQGSEAAKIPPMFHYCGSDSTFDITFPDWSFWGWPELQIQPWETLKEELEEGNHKVKWMDRVPYAYWKGNIWTGHVRQDLVKCNVSEKQDLGALIYHVDWQHEEQMRFKHTNLASQCTHRYKIYAEGNAWSVSEKYIVACDSMSLLITPHYYDFFTRSLIPTIHYWPVRENDKCRSITFAVNWGNNHTQEAQEIGKAGSKFIQEELKMKYVYDYMFHLLYRYGKLLKYQPTVPEGAAEMCLESMVCGGRGLEKTYMFDSMVKGPSDSSPCIMPKPFDSATLRALIKRKANLTKQVEKWEAGEN